The Mugil cephalus isolate CIBA_MC_2020 chromosome 11, CIBA_Mcephalus_1.1, whole genome shotgun sequence genome includes a window with the following:
- the LOC125015704 gene encoding centrosome-associated protein 350 isoform X1 encodes MAQYILWTVFTWTFKGILCTCRFLWICPYNAIKFLPREKRVAVDKSRQLKPCTGSESKGVAAIPGSPDRTATLDKRLTKTEKEILSLKTRIACERASWERRFADLQRTQEELRNQLVSGTGVLVSTTDDRGECKVDNGESFDECTSDLSQHRRSDMSSRSDSRACSLSDSQFSSPSAVSSRPASSSSSSFSVRSWRTSQEPHRVFVPHSPMDLQLGHRVRIMLPSGRISTGTIRFLGHLQGEADLHLGVELQTPDPALRDGSHKGHSYFECKPGYGAFVPFHKLLMAWE; translated from the exons ATGGCGCAATACATCCTGTggactgtgtttacatggacattcAAGGGGATACTCTGCACCTGCAGGTTCCTCTGG ATATGCCCATACAATGCAATCAAGTTCTTACCCAGGGAAAAGCGTGTTGCAGTGGATAAAAGCCGGCAGCTGAAACCATGTACAG GTTCTGAAAGTAAAGGGGTTGCAGCCATTCCAGGTAGTCCTGACCGCACAGCTACCCTTGATAAAAGACTGACCAAAACTGAGAAAGAGATCCTATCACTCAAAACCAGAATTGCCTGTGAGAGAGCATCATGGGAAAGGAGGTTTGCAGATCTGCAAAGGACACAGGAAGAGCTACGTAATCAG CTGGTGTCTGGGACTGGAGTGCTGGTGAGCACTACTGATGACCGGGGAGAGTGCAAAGTGGACAATGGAGAATCATTTGATGAGTGCACAA GTGATCTCAGCCAGCACAGAAGGTCTGACAtgtcatcaaggagtgacaGCCGTGCGTGCAGTTTGTCTGACAGCCAGTTTTCCTCACCATCAGCAGTGAGCTCAAGACCtgcctcatcctcatcttcttcctttAG tgTGAGATCCTGGAGGACGTCTCAAGAACCACATCGAGTGTTTGTTCCTCACTCCCCCATGGACCTGCAGCTAGGTCACCGGGTCAGGATCATGCTGCCATCTGGAAGGATCAGCACAGGCACAATTCGTTTCCTGGGCCACCTGCAGGGGGAAGCAGATCTCCACCTTGGGGTGGAGCTGCAGACTCCTGACCCAGCACTGCGTGATGGCAGCCACAAGGGACACAGCTACTTTGAATG CAAGCCTGGATATGGTGCCTTTGTACCATTCCATAAACTACTGATGGCCTGGGAATAA
- the LOC125015704 gene encoding uncharacterized protein LOC125015704 isoform X2 translates to MAQYILWTVFTWTFKGILCTCRFLWICPYNAIKFLPREKRVAVDKSRQLKPCTGSESKGVAAIPGSPDRTATLDKRLTKTEKEILSLKTRIACERASWERRFADLQRTQEELRNQLVSGTGVLVSTTDDRGECKVDNGESFDECTSDLSQHRRSDMSSRSDSRACSLSDSQFSSPSAVSSRPASSSSSSFRSWRTSQEPHRVFVPHSPMDLQLGHRVRIMLPSGRISTGTIRFLGHLQGEADLHLGVELQTPDPALRDGSHKGHSYFECKPGYGAFVPFHKLLMAWE, encoded by the exons ATGGCGCAATACATCCTGTggactgtgtttacatggacattcAAGGGGATACTCTGCACCTGCAGGTTCCTCTGG ATATGCCCATACAATGCAATCAAGTTCTTACCCAGGGAAAAGCGTGTTGCAGTGGATAAAAGCCGGCAGCTGAAACCATGTACAG GTTCTGAAAGTAAAGGGGTTGCAGCCATTCCAGGTAGTCCTGACCGCACAGCTACCCTTGATAAAAGACTGACCAAAACTGAGAAAGAGATCCTATCACTCAAAACCAGAATTGCCTGTGAGAGAGCATCATGGGAAAGGAGGTTTGCAGATCTGCAAAGGACACAGGAAGAGCTACGTAATCAG CTGGTGTCTGGGACTGGAGTGCTGGTGAGCACTACTGATGACCGGGGAGAGTGCAAAGTGGACAATGGAGAATCATTTGATGAGTGCACAA GTGATCTCAGCCAGCACAGAAGGTCTGACAtgtcatcaaggagtgacaGCCGTGCGTGCAGTTTGTCTGACAGCCAGTTTTCCTCACCATCAGCAGTGAGCTCAAGACCtgcctcatcctcatcttcttcctttAG ATCCTGGAGGACGTCTCAAGAACCACATCGAGTGTTTGTTCCTCACTCCCCCATGGACCTGCAGCTAGGTCACCGGGTCAGGATCATGCTGCCATCTGGAAGGATCAGCACAGGCACAATTCGTTTCCTGGGCCACCTGCAGGGGGAAGCAGATCTCCACCTTGGGGTGGAGCTGCAGACTCCTGACCCAGCACTGCGTGATGGCAGCCACAAGGGACACAGCTACTTTGAATG CAAGCCTGGATATGGTGCCTTTGTACCATTCCATAAACTACTGATGGCCTGGGAATAA
- the LOC125015703 gene encoding endoribonuclease ZC3H12A: protein MDQVLPSQSPASDMLEEDSEELQLRVDFFRKLGYTPGEVMAALRKLGLGADTNAVLGELVRSRTSSVPGSDSDEKTTSHKDPLLPPSWAAGPCKVPPPLRDQNNADTELRPVVIDGSNVAMSHGNKEVFSCRGIQLAVNFFLDRGHNTITVFVPSWRKEHPRADSPLTDQHILMEFEKQKIVVFTPSRRVGGKRVVCYDDRFIVKLAYESDGVIVSNDTYRDLQGERPEWKKCIEERLLMYSFVNDKFMPPDDPLGRHGPSLDNFLRKKPLPTEQKRQLCPYGKKCTYGIKCKFNHPERANQSYLSLADELREKAQISAGKEERNGRQLQYDPVPAHNVYSHCRDTKNELIRKQQCSSHPGQVSENKLLYREDPRGSLNHAPCSVTGSQCQKECPRLYLMPSHYYANLSHEYLDSGLGSFESQYSDISPSNSHRLMPQQLSTCTGSNHASVLLEKKHTSQSCRSCSHECLSTAHQQLHGKTDDKGLPHYDSYPPYVFPSGVPHQHSYPSQYHCNDVPHLQQKYWSDPFQGLPQNRTSSSLPAPNQSTPCNTSHCSYNGHLYHSWGQPQRPSAAFDPQRLELRKKLQAIFNPYQVDTVMEMFPHLMDAEKLAVQILNLKAQRGIF, encoded by the exons ATGGACCAGGTACTTCCCAGCCAGAGCCCAGCTTCAGACATGTTGGAGGAAGACAGCGAGGAGCTCCAGCTCAGAGTGGACTTCTTCAGGAAACTGGGTTACACTCCAGGGGAAGTGATGGCTGCTTTGAGGAAGCTCGGCCTAGGCGCAGACACTAACGCTGTACTGGGAGAGCTGGTCAGGAGCAGGACCAGCTCTGTGCCAGGTTCTGACAGTGATGAGAAGACCACGAGCCACAAAGACCCTCTGCTGCCTCCCAGTTGGGCTGCCGGGCCCTGCAAAGTCCCACCTCCACTTAGAGACCAAAACAATGCAGACACAGAATTGAGGCCTGTTGTGATTGATGGCAGCAATGTTGCAATGAG TCATGGCAACAAGGAAGTGTTCTCGTGCAGAGGCATACAGCTTGCAGTAAACTTCTTCCTGGACAGAGGTCATAATACCATTACTGTGTTTGTGCCATCTTGGCGCAAAGAGCATCCCAGGGCTGATTCCCCCCTCACAG ATCAACACATCCTGATGgagtttgaaaaacaaaaaatagttgTCTTCACTCCGTCACGCCGCGTCGGGGGAAAGCGCGTGGTTTGCTACGATGACCGCTTCATTGTCAAGTTGGCGTATGAGTCAGATGGAGTGATCGTGTCCAATGACACCTACCGGGATCTTCAAGGAGAAAGACCTGAGTGGAAGAAATGCATCGAGGAGAGGCTCCTCATGTACTCATTTGTGAATGACAA gTTCATGCCTCCAGATGACCCTCTGGGTCGCCATGGCCCCAGCCTTGACAACTTCCTAAGGAAAAAGCCTCTGCCTACTGAGCAAAAGAGACAACTCTGTCCATATG GCAAAAAGTGCACTTATGGTATCAAATGCAAGTTCAACCATCCAGAGAGGGCAAACCAGTCTTATCTGTCTTTAGCTGATGAATTGAGGGAGAAAGCCCAGATTTCTGctggaaaagaagagagaaatggTAGACAACTTCAGTATGATCCTGTGCCTGCTCATAATGTGTATTCTCATTGCCGAGACACTAAAAATGAGCTCATAAGAAAACAGCAGTGTTCCTCACATCCTGGACAGGTtagtgaaaacaaactgctgtacCGGGAGGATCCCAGAGGCAGTCTGAACCATGCGCCATGTTCTGTAACAGGTAGCCAGTGTCAGAAAGAATGTCCTAGGCTGTACCTAATGCCAAGTCATTACTATGCAAACTTGTCTCATGAGTACCTGGATTCTGGTCTTGGCTCTTTTGAGAGCCAGTACTCTGACATTTCCCCTAGCAACTCTCACAGGCTCATGCCCCAGCAGCTGAGCACCTGCACTGGATCCAACCACGCCTCAGTGCTTTTagagaaaaaacacaccagCCAGTCATGCAGGTCTTGTTCCCATGAATGTCTCTCAACTGCCCACCAGCAACTTCATGGAAAGACTGACGATAAAGGTCTGCCCCATTATGACTCTTATCCTCCTTATGTGTTCCCAAGTGGTGTGCCTCACCAACACAGCTATCCCAGCCAATACCATTGTAACGATGTCCCTCATCTTCAGCAAAAGTACTGGTCAGATCCCTTTCAGGGGCTTCCACAGAACAGGACATCAAGCAGTCTCCCTGCTCCGAACCAGTCCACACCCTGCAACACCTCTCACTGTTCCTATAACGGTCATCTGTACCATTCCTGGGGCCAACCACAGCGACCATCCGCTGCATTTGACCCACAAAGGTTAGAACTGCGCAAGAAATTGCAAGCCATCTTCAATCCATATCAGGTGGATACAGTCATGGAAATGTTCCCACATCTGATGGATGCTGAGAAACTGGCTGTACAGATACTAAATCTGAAGGCTCAGAGGGGGAtattctga
- the LOC125016416 gene encoding cell wall protein DAN4 isoform X1 — protein MHSAPQAGQRALYFSVSGIMAFTTFIKDTGILCPLLLGLLLPSVLVSGQSSTTLVPSSTTQNPTITTAPTTTMTSNTPTTTAPTTTMTTNPPTTTSSTATTTLGSTAMASSTTAASQGSTTMTSSTMTSGTTTQPASSTTSRSTTTSAGAGSTTMAQSSTSMTSTSGMSVTNGTMMANTSSMYMLYCPSFMCNYSDCYTMYTNQNTTSCSIGDSCQLLRQDNMCYTVGCSPSCAVTCVNASQVNCSVNCCNSTGCLNDSFASMMMTTTTMAMTTTTTPVPTTTTTSPPTTANKGNKCHNGTCTGTDCYTAFKTAPLQMCSASHPHCQLKKETVDSTLKWSAGCTNCSVHTACKASTQPPCNLECCNATMSSCLWLNGTLNVPSFATRGPYLHTGLIAASLCLLAITLMM, from the exons ATGCACAGTGCACCACAG GCTGGACAAAGAGCTCTCTACTTTTCTGTCAGTGGTATAATGGCGTTCACCACTTTTATAAAAGACACAG GTATTCTGTGCCCACTCCTATTAGGACTACTCCTGCCATCAGTATTAGTGTCAGGCCAATCTTCCACCACCTTGGTTCCCTCCTCTACCACCCAAAACCCCACAATCACAACTGCACCCACCACCACTATGACCTCaaacactccaaccacaactGCACCCACCACCACTATGACCACAAACCCCCCAACCACAACTTCATCCACCGCCACTACCACCCTGGGTTCCACAGCCATGGCTTCATCCACCACCGCTGCCAGCCAGGGCTCCACAACCATGACTTCATCCACCATGACTTCTGGAACTACCACTCAGCCTGCTTCTTCTACCACCTCAAGGTCTACCACAACCTCAGCTGGAG CTGGTTCAACAACCATGGCCCAGTCAAGCACCTCCATGACGTCCACCA GTGGCATGTCTGTAACAAATGGAACCATGATGGCTAATACTTCTTCAATGTACATG CTGTACTGCCCCTCGTTCATGTGCAACTACTCTGACTGCTACACAATGTACACCAACCAGAATACCACTTCTTGCAGCATTGGTGACAGTTGTCAG CTTTTAAGACAGGACAACATGTGCTACACTGTTGGCTGCAGCCCCTCTTGTGCCGTTACCTGCGTCAACGCCTCTCAGGTCAACTGTTCTGTGAACTGCTGCAATTCTACTGGCTGCCTTAATGACAGCTTCGCATCCATGATGATGACGACAACCACCA TGGCAATGacaacaaccaccacaccagtccctacaacaactacaaccagTCCACCGACCACAGCAAACAAA GGAAACAAATGTCATAATGGTACGTGTACTGGCACAGATTGCTACACAGCTTTTAAAACTGCACCCCTTCAAATGTGCTCCGCCTCACATCCACATTGCCAG CTGAAAAAGGAGACTGTAGACTCCACCTTAAAGTGGTCAGCAGGTTGCACCAACTGTTCTGTCCATACCGCCTGCAAAGCTTCTACACAACCTCCATGCAACTTGGAGTGCTGCAACGCCACTATGTCTTCCTGCCTGTGGTTGAATGGCACACTGAATGTCCCCTCTTTCGCCACAAGAGGTCCTTACCTTCACACAGGATTGATTGCCGCCTCACTTTGCCTGCTTGCCATCACCTTAATGATGTGA
- the LOC125016416 gene encoding integumentary mucin C.1 isoform X2: MHSAPQAGQRALYFSVSGIMAFTTFIKDTGILCPLLLGLLLPSVLVSGQSSTTLVPSSTTQNPTITTAPTTTMTSNTPTTTAPTTTMTTNPPTTTSSTATTTLGSTAMASSTTAASQGSTTMTSSTMTSGTTTQPASSTTSRSTTTSAGGGMSVTNGTMMANTSSMYMLYCPSFMCNYSDCYTMYTNQNTTSCSIGDSCQLLRQDNMCYTVGCSPSCAVTCVNASQVNCSVNCCNSTGCLNDSFASMMMTTTTMAMTTTTTPVPTTTTTSPPTTANKGNKCHNGTCTGTDCYTAFKTAPLQMCSASHPHCQLKKETVDSTLKWSAGCTNCSVHTACKASTQPPCNLECCNATMSSCLWLNGTLNVPSFATRGPYLHTGLIAASLCLLAITLMM, from the exons ATGCACAGTGCACCACAG GCTGGACAAAGAGCTCTCTACTTTTCTGTCAGTGGTATAATGGCGTTCACCACTTTTATAAAAGACACAG GTATTCTGTGCCCACTCCTATTAGGACTACTCCTGCCATCAGTATTAGTGTCAGGCCAATCTTCCACCACCTTGGTTCCCTCCTCTACCACCCAAAACCCCACAATCACAACTGCACCCACCACCACTATGACCTCaaacactccaaccacaactGCACCCACCACCACTATGACCACAAACCCCCCAACCACAACTTCATCCACCGCCACTACCACCCTGGGTTCCACAGCCATGGCTTCATCCACCACCGCTGCCAGCCAGGGCTCCACAACCATGACTTCATCCACCATGACTTCTGGAACTACCACTCAGCCTGCTTCTTCTACCACCTCAAGGTCTACCACAACCTCAGCTGGAG GTGGCATGTCTGTAACAAATGGAACCATGATGGCTAATACTTCTTCAATGTACATG CTGTACTGCCCCTCGTTCATGTGCAACTACTCTGACTGCTACACAATGTACACCAACCAGAATACCACTTCTTGCAGCATTGGTGACAGTTGTCAG CTTTTAAGACAGGACAACATGTGCTACACTGTTGGCTGCAGCCCCTCTTGTGCCGTTACCTGCGTCAACGCCTCTCAGGTCAACTGTTCTGTGAACTGCTGCAATTCTACTGGCTGCCTTAATGACAGCTTCGCATCCATGATGATGACGACAACCACCA TGGCAATGacaacaaccaccacaccagtccctacaacaactacaaccagTCCACCGACCACAGCAAACAAA GGAAACAAATGTCATAATGGTACGTGTACTGGCACAGATTGCTACACAGCTTTTAAAACTGCACCCCTTCAAATGTGCTCCGCCTCACATCCACATTGCCAG CTGAAAAAGGAGACTGTAGACTCCACCTTAAAGTGGTCAGCAGGTTGCACCAACTGTTCTGTCCATACCGCCTGCAAAGCTTCTACACAACCTCCATGCAACTTGGAGTGCTGCAACGCCACTATGTCTTCCTGCCTGTGGTTGAATGGCACACTGAATGTCCCCTCTTTCGCCACAAGAGGTCCTTACCTTCACACAGGATTGATTGCCGCCTCACTTTGCCTGCTTGCCATCACCTTAATGATGTGA